The nucleotide sequence GTTCTGCGCTTGTCCCGCTTGGACCTGGATACCTTGTGTTTGGGTACTGCCATTTGAATAATCTCCCAACTATTTGAAATAATTTATTAAATATATTAACTGCCGGTAAATGATCATTTAAAATCAATAGGGTAAAATCTGTTTCATGTCAAGGGATTTTGCAGGGCGGAAAAAACCATTCTTGATTTTTATCATATTTTCGGCTAAATTAAATAGTTTTCTTTTATAACGCTATTGAGCTTTGCAATCCGTAACCCGTAAACCACAGGACAGATTTGTATATGGAAGCCATCATCACCCGTTTCCCGCCAAGCCCCACGGGGTTTTTGCATATCGGCGGCGCGCGCACGGCCCTTTTTAACTGGCTTTACGCCCGGAAAACCGGGGGACGGTTCGTTCTCCGGTTCGAGGACACGGACGCGGAAAGATCCACTCAGCAATATGTGGACGCCATTGTCGACGCCCTTGAGTGGCTGGGCATTGACTGGGATGAAGGCCCCTTTTATCAGTCCCGGCGCCTGGATGTATATGAAAAATATATTCAGCACCTGATTGACACGGGCAGTGCTTATTACTGCACCTGCTCCAAAGAAAAGATCGAGGCCATGCGGCAGCAGGCCGCTCAAAGCGGTGGCAAGCCCAAATATGACGGCACCTGCCGGGAAAAAAATCTTCCGCCCACACCCGGGGCTGTGGTGCGTTTTAAATCCCCCCGGATGGGAAACACCGTGGTGGAAGACAAGATCCGGGGCCATATTGTTTTTCCCAATGCCGAACTTGATGATTTCATTATCCGCCGCAGCGACGGCATGCCCATATACAACCTGGCCGTGGTGGTCGATGACATCTCCATGGGGATCAACACCATTATCCGCGGCGATGATCATATCAGCAACACTCCCAAGCAGATTCTGCTCTACCGGGCCCTGGGCGCGGAGGTGCCGGATTTTGGCCATGTACCCATGGTGCTGGGCCCGGACAAGTCGCGGCTGAGCAAGCGGCACGGGGCCATGAGCGTGACCGCCTACCGGGATATGGGCTATTATCCCGACGCCCTGCTCAACTACCTTGTGCGCCTGGGTTGGTCCCACGGAGACCAGGAGTTTTTTACCCGTGAAGAGCTTATTGAAAAATTTGATATCGAACATATCGGCCGGTCTGCCGGGGTGTTTAACCCGGAAAAACTCCTGGCGTTAAATGCCGAGCATATCCGCAGCACACCGCCTGAAAAACTGGCGCCTCACCTGATTGGGTTTTTGAGCGGACACGGGATTTCAGCCGAAGACAACCCGTTTTTACACGGGGTGATCCAAACCCTGCAGCCCCGGTCCAAGACCTTTGTGGAAATGGCTGAGGCTGCGGTGTTTTATTATTCGGCCCCGGAAAACTACGAGGAAAAAGGGGTCAAAAAGTTTTTCAAACCCGAAGTGGCCGCGCCGATCCGGGATCTGATCGCGGAGCTGAAAAACACGGAAACCTTTGATGAAAAGCATTTGGAGCCCGCGTTTGTAAAGGTCATGGAGGCCCATGACCTGAAATTCGGCAAAATCGCCCAGCCGGTGCGCCTGGCACTGTCCGGCAAAACCGTGAGCCCGGGCATATTTGAAATGATCGAGATTCTGGGCCGGGATGAAACCATTGCACGGCTGGAAAAAGCCGCGGCCTTTATCCGTGATCAGGCTGAAAAACCGGCGTGATCCGCGTATAGAATTGAATGCTTTCGTAAAAGTCTGATTTTAGATGGTACCGTAAAAAGCTTTTTACCGCGCCCGCTGTTTTTGCAGGAAGGAAGCCCAAGAACGGGGTCAGTTTTTTCGCTCCTGAGCGGTTACGGAGTTTTCCGTAAACGCTCAATGTCGCTTCAAAAATCGACCCCGTTCTTGGGCTTCCTTGGAAGTTCTAAAACTGATATAATCGCCAACAATAAAAAAATAACTTCTTGATTTTACTTAACACTTAATCACTTAAAACTTAGCACTGCCTGTGAAAAAGACTTTTTACAGGCTTATCAATTTTGGCTTGACACCATTTGGTTTTTTGTTATCTTACGTTAATACAATTTTGCTGCTGAGGGTTGGTCTAGTGGCAAGACGACGGGTTCTGGCCCCGTTAACCCAGGTTCGAATCCTGGACCCTCAGCCACCAGACAGAAAAAAGCCCTGCC is from Desulfosalsimonas propionicica and encodes:
- the gltX gene encoding glutamate--tRNA ligase, whose protein sequence is MEAIITRFPPSPTGFLHIGGARTALFNWLYARKTGGRFVLRFEDTDAERSTQQYVDAIVDALEWLGIDWDEGPFYQSRRLDVYEKYIQHLIDTGSAYYCTCSKEKIEAMRQQAAQSGGKPKYDGTCREKNLPPTPGAVVRFKSPRMGNTVVEDKIRGHIVFPNAELDDFIIRRSDGMPIYNLAVVVDDISMGINTIIRGDDHISNTPKQILLYRALGAEVPDFGHVPMVLGPDKSRLSKRHGAMSVTAYRDMGYYPDALLNYLVRLGWSHGDQEFFTREELIEKFDIEHIGRSAGVFNPEKLLALNAEHIRSTPPEKLAPHLIGFLSGHGISAEDNPFLHGVIQTLQPRSKTFVEMAEAAVFYYSAPENYEEKGVKKFFKPEVAAPIRDLIAELKNTETFDEKHLEPAFVKVMEAHDLKFGKIAQPVRLALSGKTVSPGIFEMIEILGRDETIARLEKAAAFIRDQAEKPA